One Brassica oleracea var. oleracea cultivar TO1000 chromosome C7, BOL, whole genome shotgun sequence genomic window carries:
- the LOC106305076 gene encoding pollen-specific protein-like At4g18596, which produces MATKAIFFFFVSAVCLSSLAGVANADADDFDSFQIQGSVYCDTCRVQFVTRLSQFLEGAKVKLECRSRTNGTVTLTKEAVTDKSGSYKMEVTGDHEEEVCELVLLQSPDSGCSDVSTEAYLRNAAKVSLTANDGIVSHETRIVNPLGFMVKTPLADCPAAFKELGIVPDVIF; this is translated from the exons ATGGCGACCAAAGCCATCTTCTTCTTCTTTGTCTCGGCCGTGTGCCTGTCCTCTCTCGCCGGCGTTGCCAACGCTGACGCCGACGACTTTGACAGTTTCCAAATCCAGGGATCGGTTTACTGTGACACTTGCCGTGTCCAATTCGTTACCCGCCTCAGCCAATTCCTTGAAG GTGCGAAAGTGAAGCTAGAGTGCAGGAGTAGAACAAACGGAACTGTAACGTTGACTAAAGAAGCCGTGACGGACAAATCAGGAAGCTACAAAATGGAAGTCACCGGTGACCACGAGGAGGAAGTCTGCGAGCTCGTTCTCCTCCAATCACCAGACAGTGGTTGCAGCGACGTCAGCACAGAGGCTTACCTACGTAACGCCGCTAAGGTTAGTCTGACCGCGAATGACGGTATCGTCTCACACGAGACACGTATCGTTAACCCCCTTGGTTTCATGGTTAAGACGCCGTTAGCTGATTGTCCCGCCGCATTTAAGGAGCTTGGAATCGTCCCTGACGTCATCTTCTAA